GGTTGAAATCATCTTCCGCCTTTTTCAGTTTTAAGATTTTTACAGGCGAGAGTATTGTTTTCAGGCTGCTAACCAATTTTCTTCTGTTTTGAAACAATTCGTTTTCATAATCTTCCATCTGGTTGATAAGAGCCAAAGCTTCCTTGTCTGTCATCGCATCCATCGCATCCAGTTTTTTTCCTAAGGCACGCATTTTCTGATGTTTTAATTCGAATTGTTTCTCATCAAATGCATTATAGACAGGCCAGAATTTTGCAGCTTCATCAGAAGTTAGCGAAAGTTCAGTAGTAATAAAAGCCGTTTTTAAGGACTTGATTTGTTCTCTTTTATCGTCCTGGGCAGAAGCGGTTAGTCCAAAAACGAGCAAAATAAGAAATAGATTTTTCATAATTATTCTGTTAAGTAGTTCTCTAAATTAGTATTGTCAGACAGGGCACTTTCTACAACGGCATCATCAATTTTGAGGTCAGATTCCAATGCTTCGATATCTTCCTTGTCCAGAAGATTAATCAGGTCGTATTGGCTTATAGTAGATTGGTAGGCCAGGTAATTTTCTAAACTTTCACCATCGATAGCAGCATTGTTGGCAGGTTTGTTTAGAAAAGGAATTGCAAATCCAATTATAAGCACAGCCGCTGCAGCCATAAACCAGTTTTTCCTTCTCTGGAAAATTGAGCGTACCGGTTTTTCATTGGAGTCAATCCTGGCTAGCATCTGTTCCGAAAAGTTTTCAAAATAGTTATCGGGAGTTTTGAATCCCGGCTTTATTTTTGGTCCGTTTTCTAAATTAAATGAGTTCATATTCTTTTGACTTTATAAATCTGAAAAGGTTTAATGTTTGAGCATATATTCTTCTACTTTCTTTACCGCATGATGGTATGAGGCTTTTAAGGCACCTACAGAAGTATCCAGGATTTCAGATAATTCTTCATATTTTAATTCTTCAAAATAGCGCATCTTAAAAACCAACTGCTGCTTTTCAGGAAGTGTTGCTATGGCTTTCTGTAACTTTAGCTGTATTTCATCGCCTTCGAAATAATCATCGGCTTTCAGGCTTTCAATTTGTTTTTGCTGGAAATTTTCACTGG
This portion of the Flavobacterium lindanitolerans genome encodes:
- a CDS encoding sensor of ECF-type sigma factor, whose product is MKNLFLILLVFGLTASAQDDKREQIKSLKTAFITTELSLTSDEAAKFWPVYNAFDEKQFELKHQKMRALGKKLDAMDAMTDKEALALINQMEDYENELFQNRRKLVSSLKTILSPVKILKLKKAEDDFNRKLLRQYKEKGPRK